The nucleotide sequence TCAGATCAAACCAACCCACCCTTGAAGCCTCACGCCCATGTCCTCTATTTCCCTTCCCAGGAACTCGGACGGACTCTACGGTCTGTATTGGCTCCCCTGACATCCTCCTATTGGATGCATTATGATAACCCAAGGTTTCTATAGGGGCTCCCTTCTCTTCGGTGCTATCGGGCAAGTCtaagcaggaggaggagactcGGGTTTCTATGCGGTAGTGCTCTTCTTGTTGCTGCTGCTCAGTGGCTGTCAAGCTGGGCTGGGCGAGGTTTGAGAGACCGACACCATCACTTGAAGTACCCTTGTTGGGTGCCTGGCCAAAATGCTTATCGTCTGAGGGCTTTCGGGAGGCGTTTTTAAGCATATTCTTAAACTCAATCGTCGACGTGGTGGAAATGGTGGGGGCCAGGACTTTCTCCACGCCTGGTGTGGGTGGGTGGCCCGTGGGAGCGGCAAGGGTATTCTGCGGAGAGAAAAGGGAATGATGTGGGACTGGGTGAGGAGGGTCTGGGTACTGCTTCTGTGGCAAACCAAGATGCCCAGTGGTAGTAGACTGAGACAAGCTATTGTGGTTGGAGTCAGGGGTGAAAAATGAATCATTCTTACTCGGTGATGGTGACCGGTCAGACCCCGGTTCACTCCCTCTTATGCTGAAGGCACCAAATAGcccaggggaagaggagagacGGTCACAATTCTCACTAGAGTCCAGGAGGGCCCTTACAGATGGAGGGAAGGCAGACTTTACCCCAAATTCTTGGGCCCTGTGGCTATAACTGGAGAGGATTGGCTGGTATTCGGTGGTATCAGAAAGCTTGCTTGACTTCAGGATAGACTTGGCTGGCTTCTTCTCTAGGTTCATCATGGCAGAGGGTGGAGGCCCTGAGTACTCAAAATCTCGGTAATCCTCATCTTCCTGGAAAGAAGTATCTGGATAGAACTTTTCCTGTGAAGAGTCCATCAGGGAAGATGGTCTCTCCATTCCATCAGAAGGCTGCTTATAGGGTGATTCACTGCCCAGGCCAAAAGGTCGATATGTAGGTACAGAATTGGAGAGTTCCCGGGGGTAGCTTTCCTCTCTCCCAGGGGGTGGTGATCTTGTACTGCTGGGTGTTGAGGAACCAGGGCTAATGATCTTAGAAAGCAGGGACATGGTGTCTACACTGCTGGATGTGGGCTTGTCCATCATCTCATCCTGGGTGGGCGTCCCACTCCTTTCATCCCGCACAGGGGTTCCGTCAATGTTGTCGATTGACGTGCTAGTAGGGCCACGCTGGAAGTCTGAGGGGTGGCTTTCTGCTGGGGCACTGGACCCCAAGCTGCTCAAGATTGGGATGTTTAAGTTTAAGCCACTGAAACCAGGATTACCTTTTAAGAAGTTGTGGATCTTCATTTCCAGGCTTGGAGAGGTGGACTCAGACTCCAGCTTTGGCTTGGAGATCTCTGAAGATTGGCACATGGCAACTTCAGTAGGTGGAGCAGCGGGGTTAGTAGTGTGGGTTCCTGTAAACCCAACAGAGTTGGATGGTAGCTTAAAAGTAGTGCTTGGGAGCCCTGGGCTTTGCCCGATTGAGGCCTTgctggctgatgttgaagagacTTCAGAAGTTGATGAATTAGGAGAATAGTTGAAGCTTTTGGGAATAAAGGATTGGGTATTGGAGGGctgatttcttccttttatgCTAGAGACTGTGGTGTTGGCAGGGGAAGCTGAAGTGCTCTGGGATGCGGCTTCACTGGCTGGGACTGGGTTCCCAGTAACACTCTGAAGTAAAGATGACAGGCCTATAGAAACAGAGATTAGAGGAATTAAAAAGAACAACTGCCTACCTTACAATAAAAACAATGTCGCTAATCAAATATTCTCATTCATTCCAGTGGGAACCAGATAGACATTATAATATGAGGCCAAAGAGAATCCAGACCAAACAAGCAATGGCTAAATGTCATAGAAAATACTGGACCTACTTCTCAACATAAAGAAAGCAAATTACTGAAATGTTTCTACTGCAGTCATCAAACAAGTCCAACATAGCACAATAAAAGGCAACAGGAAAGGGGAGATTTTAGTGTCAGAATCATTCACAGTTTAAATAAGACAaagcaggagaagaaaggaggcaaAATTATCCTTAAAATAACACTTTAAGCCAGTATTTCTTAACATTGGATCTGTGGTACTGTTTCTCTAAATGCAAATAGATATTCTGTCCAACTCTTCCTTTCCAGCCTCCACAACCGGTTCTACTAAGTTAATACACAGAGTTATTCTCGAGAGAGAGACAGTATATGCACATTGCTCAAATTTATTTCAACAGGGTCACTTTTTTCCAAGCGTCTCTTGCTAGGCTTTGGGGAAACAATGCTTTTAGATATCATTTTTGGTTGTAAAATGTAGCAGTagtaaacatacacacatacacacaccacaaaGAATTACAAAGCTGGACCACCTTATAGCTTGGAAAATTCAAGAATTATTCATCGACCCAGGCTGACATTGATGAGATTCAAACCTACTCACTGACAGACAAAACCTCAGAAGCTCTGAGAAAGAATTCTTTGGGGCAAAGGCTGAAGTCCACCAAAGCAAACTGCTCCTGtagaaaattttttagaaaaatacttgACAAAGAGATAAATAGGAGTCCTATAAATTCAatgatattttggaaaatttaccCAATTTGTAgttataaatgaaaactttttgtGCATATTTCACCCAAGTTTATAGCTTTTAATCACACACAAAAACTGTTCTTTCATAACGATAGGGtgaaagaaaacagtatttcaaaggatactttaattaaatgtttcttcaaaatttcaattttaatcCAATATTTACTAAGAGATTTAAGCTCTGAAGAATTCTGAGATCATGCCATCcttagaacttttttaaaaaaagacttatttatttattttagagagtaagtcagggagagggagacagaaacttaagctgactctgcactgagcgtggaggctggcgtggggcttgatctcacaatcctgagatcatgaccttgagaccaCCAACCTAGCAGATACAAAGAGaaggatgcttaacagactgcaccatccaggcacccccatccttGGAACATTTTTAATTGCCAACAGTTTCTATATAGTAAAGTGTATGATTTTTGTTATCCAATATTCACTAATGTCTGAATAATACATATCATTTATTTCAATGATCCTCCTGAAAAATAAGTTCCATGTTTCATTTCCAAAAAGTTCTTTGGCTCTGTAACTTACCCCACTAACAGTCTGATTTAACTCTTAGTAGCCACTGTTCATACAAAAATCCTCAAGCACTAGAATGTGATATATGAtatcatatgaattttaaaagaaatttcagcaTCTCTTTTAGATATTGTGGGATGAAATGACACTACTCAGATTTCTGGTAACAGGTGAGATGGTCTCCTACTACTAAGCCGCTAAATATTACTCTTCTTCAATCTTAACAGGCTATCCTCTATGGCCCTTTTGCCTACTTAAGTTGTTCTTTTGTACTGTCAATAATAGTTCTGGTGACAAAAGGAAGAGATTCCttttatagtcttttaaaaatcaagaattctagggcgcctgggtggctcagttggttaagtgactgccttcagctcaggtcatgatcctggagtcccgggatcgagtcccgcatcaggctccctgcttggcagggagtctgcttctccctgacaccccccttctcatgctctccctctctctctcatttccctctcaaataaataaaatcttaaaaaaaaattaaaaaaaaaaatcaagaattctaCTCTCCATAAGGAAATGAAAGGTGATGAACTACCCTGTTAACTCCACAAAGCTTGTTTTCTGGGGTCTCCAGAAAAACATTCTGTCAGAGCACACTTAGCTCTGCTCAAATTTTGCCTGATAAGAAAGTCCAAAAGACACGGTACAATAATCTACTGAAAGAAAGAGCTGTAAATATTATTATACCTATCTATATAAGAGGCTAATAAAAACAAGTGAGTTCAACATTTTTACTAGAACAGCAGGATGGTGACAGAAGAGGGCCTAGAAGGTAGAAATCATAACCATGATTGATCCCTCAAACTAATTATCTCTAAAATCCTTACTATTAGATATGCTGTAGTAGATCATTAAACCTTTATTGCTGGTGCCAATATATGGTAACTGTGGGTTACTATTTAATAGCATTTAAGTCTGTGTAACAAAAATCTCCTGTATCTTATCGGAAGGCAAGGTTCACTATAATCTAGTCCTTGGCTGATCCACTTACAGaataatttaggaaataaaattaatagaaacCTGTTCTGGTCCCTATTCATATaaagcagggtttctcaaccttagcACTACCAGCATTTGGGGCTGGATTAGTCTCTGTCGTGGGGGCTGTGGTCTGCATTGCAGGATGTGTaacagcatctctggcctctgcccactaGATGCAGTggcactcccacccccaccccagttgtGACAAACAAAAAACGTGCTCAGATATTGGCAAATGTCCCCTGGAGGCTGCTGGGTGAGAACCGCAGTTAAATTGCTGTATTGAAGATACTGCTCTAGTATTTGTAATTCATCGCATAATTACACTTAGGTGCCAAATAAAGATTGTGCTGGTATCTGGAGGGTCTGAGGAGAGAGAACAGGTGAgctttatgaaaaaaatgttagaagCAGACAGTTTTAGACATAGGATAGGTAATTAGCAGAGCCAACCAGAGAGGTTCAAATAAGGGAGAGATTATAGGTAGGCGAACACAAAAAAGATGTGCTATACCTATATATAGAGGCCTCTCTAATATATCaggacataaaaacaaaaaatcatatctcataagattttttaaaagattttatttaatatttttgagagggagatagatggagagagtgtgtgcatgagcagggggagtggaaggtggaagcagggggagagggagcaacagactccccgctgagcagagagccggatgtggggctctatcccaatcacgctctgagctgaaggcagatggttaactgacgaagccacccaggtgccctcagattttttttttaaggatttatttgagaaagaaagagagaaggagatgaagaaaagggagagagtgtCTTAAGCAGACACTGCACTAAGTGCAGAGtttgattcagggcttgatctcacagccccaagatcacaacctgagccaaaaccaagagtcagacacttaacagactgcacTCCCCAGGAGCCCCATCTTGTAAGATTTTCGACAGTAGACTGACCTTTCTTACTATCTTTAGCTTTGGTTAACACTAAAACTGTAAACCTTAATATATACTATAAAAGCTGGAATGCAGCccctgaggggtgggggggtcatgGTGTAGATGGAAGAGTACAGGActccagtttaaaaaaacaactggCTTTTAGTCTCAATTCATCACTGAATAGATAAATGTGCGACAAGCAGATCACATCATCTCACTCTATAAATGGCAGCTTATAGAGGATACATATAAAGAAGATACTAAATAACTGTACTATACATTCTGTGGCTTTGGATTCTTCAGAAATGGAATCCAAGATCAGGCCAGAGGCAAACACTCACAATTCAAGTCCCTCTGGCATATGTTGGTTTACCTTGCAGTGCTGGGGCTGACTGTGTCTGGGTTTTGGAAAGAGCAGACAGAATGCTCTCTGGGGTGATCTCCACCTTTGAGAGGATATTTGCCAGAGGATTGTGAGATGTTGTTGGGGCAGGTGCAGGTGTTTTCAGGCCACTGCTGAGGTTGCTGGGACTTGTAGGAGTTCCTGGAGAAGGTCTTGATGCAGGACTGACCCCTGGTGGCAGAAAGTATAACTCAAGAAAATgcaattcaaaataatcattaaattcaTGATCCTTTCCACTCAATCAGGAAGGCTTCTGTGACAGATCCACAAGTAGGACATATCATGGCTTGtacaaaggaaaaactgaaaattagATTAAAATCTGCTCCTGTCGACTTGGAACACCCCTAAAGTAAACAAGTATTAagttttttcatgtgtatttgtCAGTTTTAAAAGCCAGTAGAAAGAGATTTTGGGAacctctttctgtttttctctgccaAGTGGAACCTATACCTCAGAGTcctgtaggtgctcagtaagtattaaTGGCTGATTATGACCAGAGCCACTACAACTGTGTAACCCGGCCACTGCATAACTCTATGTGATTAATACGTTgcttttaaaatgagattatataAGCAACTTCCTTtacatctttaaatatatatatttttttaaataggctccacactcaacatgggccttgaactcacaaccacaagatcaagagtGTACCCTCCAGGGACTGAGacagccaggagcccctacatctttttttttttttttttttttaagattttatttatttatttgacagagatcacaggtaggcagagaggcaggcagagagagagaaagggaagcaggctccctgatgagcagagagcccgatgcagggctcgatcccaggaccccgggatcatgacctgagccgaaggcagaggatttaacccactgagccacccaggcaccccctacatctttatattttaaaacactgggttaatttttaatgtataagaaaaaagtatataaaaagaaaataatctttgaATGACCAAAAATATGAACAGCTATTTCACAaggaaaattaaatgataaagaaCGAAAAAGTTTTAACCATATCTTAATCAAAGAGATGTAAACTAAaacaagtaactttttttttttttgagcgagAGTTGGGggcaagagaggcagagggaggtggagagaatcttaagcaggctccacacccagcaaggagcctgacatggggccctATCTTACAACCTGGAGATcttgacctgatccaaaatcaagaatcagatgctcaaccaactgagtcaaccaggtgcctttttgtttgttttttcaagtaatttctacacccaatatggggcttgaattcacaaccgtgagatcacgCGTTGCAtgctgggatgtctgggtggctcagacatctgccttcagctcaggtcaagatcccagggtgctgggacctCCTTGCCCataagggagcctgcttctccttctgcggGTCCCTCCAGCTGTTCGGCTgttcgtgctctctttctctgacaaataaataaataaaagtctttaaaaaaaaaaaagagctgcatgtttgggacacctggctggctgagtctgtggagcatacaactcttgatctcagggttgtggctttgagccccatgctgggcgcagagattacaaattaaaaaaagagagagagagatgcatgctctactgacaagCAGGgcgaatgggagagggagaaggagacttttcacggagcaaggagcccaatgtggggctcaatctcaggatcctgggatcatgacctgagccaaaggcaggcgcttaacaactgacccactcaggtgccccccaaatgactttttaaggctgaatttgacaaagtattaaaataagacaaaatagtGTTGTAGAGGTTGAAGAACAATGGGAACTTTCATGTGCTTGGTACATAAAGTAGTACATTTTTGGTAATCATTTTAGTTTTAACATGAAAAGACTAAAAACCTACATATcgattttatttggttttatcttttagaaaaatatatttaagtttttataaagaatttaaataattgggATTTTCTTCAAAACAATCAAGATTGGGTAAGGCACAGCAGAAACAAGACTGGCCATGTGTTTCTACTCCTGAGGATGAGTGATGAGTACATGGAGATGCTctacttttgtatattttcattaaatttccatgaagagaaaaaaaaagccctataTACTCAATCATTCTGGAAGGGCTGTGCATAAAGTTTAGCATCAAGGTTGTTCATTGTtctttataatagtgaaaaactggaaatacTAGATGCCTAGTAACAAAGGCTtagataaataaattcattataaatACAGTAAAGTATAAATATCCTTcaattattgaaagaaaaattattataaataattaatctACCAAAACATTCTctcaaaaacacaaatacacacatataagGTTAGACACAAGTGGTGTCCTTTGGGGTAGTAGGACTGGAGAtacttattttattctcttattttctaatttttctataatgaccatgtactgtttttttgttgttgttatttttgtttttttgatttaaaaaattacttttaggggcccctgggtggctcagttgttaagtgtctgccttcggctcaggtcgtgatcccagggttctgggatcgagccccgaatcgagctccctcctcagtggggagactgcttctccctctccctctatctgctgctccctctgcctgatgctgcccctgcttgtgctctctctctctgtcaaatgtataaataaaatcttaaggaaaaaaattacttttaatttaagaaaaaaaaaaaaaatcaacaaaagaccAGACTGATGGCTCAAttagaaagatgaaaataagCTTTTAATTCTCTTATGGGGCTTACTTACCAGTATTTTTCATGACTGATGTTAGGCTGCTAAGGATAGAACTGATCTTTGCCAGATCCACATTAGCCAGGTTTGGCAAAGCCAATGTTGGAGAAGGGGACAGGAGAGAAGTATTCACAGGCTTTGGAAGAGGTGGGGTTGCTGTCATGGTAACAGGCACTGGGGTACATGAAGAGGCCTTTGAGATACTTTCTGTTGGCTTTGTAGACATAGAAGTAGATATAGTTGACTTCTCCACAGGtttttccttcctgtcctctACTGTTTAAAGAAAAGAGGTGATGCTGCATTACTGCTTTCCACACTCTGCTTCCAGTATGAAACATGTTCTAATAGTTCCTGATCTGGAGGTATAAAGCACTAAGCTTTAGAGAAAAATCATTCACTTTATGGTTTTTAAATAAGTCATACTCTTTATGTTCCTTCTGACCTTCAATGCCTGCTTAAAATGAATTTCCCAAATTCattttttgtctttcaaagatttctttgcatttttttgcatttgtgtATTAAATTTGTACATTTCTGAGATAATTTCATTATTTGGTACATATTTATGTTCTTTCAGTAATGATATTTATAGTTATGAATTATCCctgtcctttcctttccattAACCCGAAAGCTTTCTAAGACATAGAAACTCTGTACATGCTTTCTCATATTTTTTCGACTTCCTAAAATTGGCCTAAC is from Meles meles chromosome 1, mMelMel3.1 paternal haplotype, whole genome shotgun sequence and encodes:
- the RPRD2 gene encoding regulation of nuclear pre-mRNA domain-containing protein 2 isoform X6, with translation MAAGGGGGSSKASSSSASSAGALESSLDRKFQSVTNTMESIQGLSSWCIENKKHHTTIVYHWMKWLRRSAYPHRLNLFYLANDVIQNCKRKNAIIFRESFADVLPEAAALVKDPSVSKSIERIFKIWEDRNVYPEEMIMALREALSTTFKTQKQLKENLNKQPNKQWKKSQTSTNPKAALKSKIVAEFRSQALIEELLLYKRSEDQIELKEKQLSTMRVDVCSTETLKCLKDKTGGKKFSKEFEEASSKLEEFVNGLDKQVKNGPSLTEALENAGIFYEAQYKEVKVVANAYKTFANRVNNLKKKLDQLKSTLPDPEESPVPSPSMDAPSPTGSESPFQGMGGEESQSPAMESEKSATPEPVTDNRDVEDMELSDVEDDGSKIIVEDRKEKPVEKSTISTSMSTKPTESISKASSCTPVPVTMTATPPLPKPVNTSLLSPSPTLALPNLANVDLAKISSILSSLTSVMKNTGVSPASRPSPGTPTSPSNLSSGLKTPAPAPTTSHNPLANILSKVEITPESILSALSKTQTQSAPALQGLSSLLQSVTGNPVPASEAASQSTSASPANTTVSSIKGRNQPSNTQSFIPKSFNYSPNSSTSEVSSTSASKASIGQSPGLPSTTFKLPSNSVGFTGTHTTNPAAPPTEVAMCQSSEISKPKLESESTSPSLEMKIHNFLKGNPGFSGLNLNIPILSSLGSSAPAESHPSDFQRGPTSTSIDNIDGTPVRDERSGTPTQDEMMDKPTSSSVDTMSLLSKIISPGSSTPSSTRSPPPGREESYPRELSNSVPTYRPFGLGSESPYKQPSDGMERPSSLMDSSQEKFYPDTSFQEDEDYRDFEYSGPPPSAMMNLEKKPAKSILKSSKLSDTTEYQPILSSYSHRAQEFGVKSAFPPSVRALLDSSENCDRLSSSPGLFGAFSIRGSEPGSDRSPSPKYPCRSHGPPTHTRRGESPGPHHFHHVDD
- the RPRD2 gene encoding regulation of nuclear pre-mRNA domain-containing protein 2 isoform X8, with translation MAAGGGGGSSKASSSSASSAGALESSLDRKFQSVTNTMESIQGLSSWCIENKKHHTTIVYHWMKWLRRSAYPHRLNLFYLANDVIQNCKRKNAIIFRESFADVLPEAAALVKDPSVSKSIERIFKIWEDRNVYPEEMIMALREALSTTFKTQKQLKENLNKQPNKQWKKSQTSTNPKAALKSKIVAEFRSQALIEELLLYKRSEDQIELKEKQLSTMRVDVCSTETLKCLKDKTGGKKFSKEFEEASSKLEEFVNGLDKQVKNGPSLTEALENAGIFYEAQYKEVKVVANAYKTFANRVNNLKKKLDQLKSTLPDPEESPVPSPSMDAPSPTGSESPFQGMGGEESQSPAMESEKSATPEPVTDNRDVEDMELSDVEDDGSKIIVEDRKEKPVEKSTISTSMSTKPTESISKASSCTPVPVTMTATPPLPKPVNTSLLSPSPTLALPNLANVDLAKISSILSSLTSVMKNTGLSSLLQSVTGNPVPASEAASQSTSASPANTTVSSIKGRNQPSNTQSFIPKSFNYSPNSSTSEVSSTSASKASIGQSPGLPSTTFKLPSNSVGFTGTHTTNPAAPPTEVAMCQSSEISKPKLESESTSPSLEMKIHNFLKGNPGFSGLNLNIPILSSLGSSAPAESHPSDFQRGPTSTSIDNIDGTPVRDERSGTPTQDEMMDKPTSSSVDTMSLLSKIISPGSSTPSSTRSPPPGREESYPRELSNSVPTYRPFGLGSESPYKQPSDGMERPSSLMDSSQEKFYPDTSFQEDEDYRDFEYSGPPPSAMMNLEKKPAKSILKSSKLSDTTEYQPILSSYSHRAQEFGVKSAFPPSVRALLDSSENCDRLSSSPGLFGAFSIRGSEPGSDRSPSPKYPCRSHGPPTHTRRGESPGPHHFHHVDD